The window GGAATAGGCTATAAGCTAACCTACTACTTCGATTTATACAACTACAAGGGAATGATGGCTTGGGCTCTATTCCTAGTAGTCCTGATGATCCTGTTAGATAAACTAGTCTTAGAGCCATTAGAGGACTGGAGTAAGAGGTGGCTACCATGACTAGGGTCATAGTCAATCAGTTATACAAGAATGTCAATGGCAAACGCATCCTCGAAGATATAAGCCTTACAGCCGTTAAAGGAGAAATCCTAGGCATAGTAGGGCCTAATGGTATTGGGAAAACAACTCTTCTTCGAGTCCTAGCAGGTATAGAGAAACCTACACGCGGGGCAGTGGTGATTGAAGGGAAAGTAGGACTTGTACCTCAGGATGACTTGCTTCTACCATGGAAAACACTCTACGATAACATAGCTATAGGCCTGCAATTCAAACATATACCTGGAGACGTGATAAGGAAGAAAATAAGAAATGTAGCAGATCTCCTCGATCTATACGACCACCTAAACAAATACCCAAAAGAGGCCAGCGGGGGGACAAGGAGGAAGACAGCTATAGCCCGTGCCCTGGTATTAGACTCTGATATCCTACTTCTAGACGAGCCCTATGCTGGATTAGATGTTTCAACAGTGCAGAATCTAGGTGATGTGCTGGTCGAATTGAAAGGTAAGGGTAAGACCCTCATTATAGTATCACACCAGTTATGGGAGCTAGCTACAATAGCCGATAGAGTGTTAATGATGAATGGTCCTCCTGGAAGAATTGTCAGCGAAGTAAGAATAAGTGGTCTCGATAGAGGGGAAAGAATATCACTACTAGTAAATGAGACCCAAATCTATAGCAAGCGGATATAGGGGCTCAGTTCGCTCGTGCATCACCACCAATCAGTGTCCGGGGTGCATCATAGCCCTAATCTATAACGTATACCCAGCAAGAGAATTAATATGATTTTTAGACAATGAGATCAATACATTCGTGCTCAACTAATCCTCCGAACATACTATGAAACAGATTAATTAGAACAAAAAATGTACCAAGAAAATCACAGATACCCTACATCCCTCAAAGGATTCGGTATTACCCATATCTCTCATAGAATTATGTAACAGCCACCTGAAGAATATGCTTGTCAGCTTAAACTATAGTTTCACCTGCATTAGATGTTCCAGTAGGTATTACTTTGGTATTACCGGGGTATAAGGGATTTCATTAATCCGGTATAAAGGTTGTTGTTGAGAGGTGGTTACTGTGAGTCTTATGACACTACAAGCCGCGGTTCAAACTCTAGGTGGAATAGGGTTTAACACACACGGCGTTGGGTACTATATGGTTCTAACAGGATTTGGTATACTTGCGGCAATCCTAGTGGGGGCGCTAGCAATAGGCCTTGTGAGGTTCGTTAAGAGAGTAGGGGACATGAGCCCTGGTCAGTTCATAATATTCATGGCAACAATAGCACTGGGATTGATAATCGTAGGTACACTTCTTCCAGCATAGCATTATTTACAGCGAACAATACCCCGCAAAACAGGAAAAGAATAATTTCTTCCTCGCCTCAAAGTACTCTACTGCATTTTTGAGATACATATGACTTCACGCTTCCATCCCTTATGAGGAAATGTTATACGGGTTACATGTAGATAGCAGATACCTAGCCATTATACCATAATCAACAGCCAGATGCTATCACAGATTCGATTATCTTTAAGGGGGATCTCTCGCTTAACCCTCCACCTCGCAGATGCCGATACCTATCAGTAACGAGGCAATAACAAGAACCAGCAGAGTCGACCTCGACTTGTATATACATTATAATAAAACGTCTAATATTACTGCAATAGTCAATATTAACCCAAGCAATAAATTCAGATTGAAAGCAACAGGAGTCATTTCCCCGTTATGCCTATATATAATATAGTGTTGAGAATAGATTATTACCGCAGATGCGATCGTGCCTATTATACCTATAATCCCCAAATGGTACTCTGGAATCGCGATCAAAAACAGTATCGTTGCAGATAAATGTGTTAAACGGCTAATCCATAGAGACATATTTTTACCCAGCCAAGCCGGGATACTGTGAAGTCCATGGCTCCTATCGAAACCTGCATCCTGAATACTGTATGGTATATCGAATCCAGCCACCCACAATGTAACTGCTATTAAATACGTCCAAGGCACACGTTGTAGTGTCCATATCAGAGGCGGATTAGACTCTGGGCATACTGCTACTGCTCCTCCGAATACAACAAACCCTAGGACCAAGCCCAGATGATAGTGAGCAAGCGGGCTATACCGTTTATGATGGGGGTAAGTTACGGCTAGTATCCAAAGTATAGGGCTCAGCATAAACGCGGTCTCATTCAACAGTATTGCAGAGGCGAAGTAAACTATGGATCCTAGGACAACCAAGAACCATGCATCTCCTAGCTTCATTATGCCTGATACTAGAGGCCTACTACTAGTTCTAGGATTCTCCTTATCAATATCCAAGTCTGCGATATTGTTATATGCCATTGAGGCTGTCCTAAGCCCTAGGACAGCTAGCCCTATCAATAGAGTATTCCATATGTCTAGCTTACTAGGACATGATAAAACCGCGCCAAGATAAGCGAAAGGAAGGCTGAACAAGGTATGCTCTATTCTGATCAACCGCATCATTAAATGTAGCCGGGAAGGTTGCTTAACTCTCCCAGGATCCCAGCCGTTCAAAGATGAGCCCTCACCCCCCTAGTAACTTGTCAGCCAACTGCCTCATAGCTGCCTCCACACTAGGATCCTGCCTTACCTCTAGAGGCCACTCTGTCCCATCATTCTCCTCTGGCATCTTCCTGGTAGCATCTATCCCCAGCTTACTACCATATCCAGGTGTGGGCGTCGATGGATCCAGCTGATCCGTATGAGTATAGGGTTGTATAATTACATCCCTCTGAGGATTAACGTTGCTTGAGATAGCCCAGATAACCTGGTTAATATCATGCGGGTCAACGTCATGGTCCACTATAACTATTATCTTCGTTAGACTCGTCTGACCTAACCCCCAGAACGCGTTCATAACCTTCTTAGCGTGA is drawn from Candidatus Tiamatella incendiivivens and contains these coding sequences:
- a CDS encoding ATP-binding cassette domain-containing protein; amino-acid sequence: MTRVIVNQLYKNVNGKRILEDISLTAVKGEILGIVGPNGIGKTTLLRVLAGIEKPTRGAVVIEGKVGLVPQDDLLLPWKTLYDNIAIGLQFKHIPGDVIRKKIRNVADLLDLYDHLNKYPKEASGGTRRKTAIARALVLDSDILLLDEPYAGLDVSTVQNLGDVLVELKGKGKTLIIVSHQLWELATIADRVLMMNGPPGRIVSEVRISGLDRGERISLLVNETQIYSKRI
- the ubiA gene encoding putative 4-hydroxybenzoate polyprenyltransferase gives rise to the protein MNGWDPGRVKQPSRLHLMMRLIRIEHTLFSLPFAYLGAVLSCPSKLDIWNTLLIGLAVLGLRTASMAYNNIADLDIDKENPRTSSRPLVSGIMKLGDAWFLVVLGSIVYFASAILLNETAFMLSPILWILAVTYPHHKRYSPLAHYHLGLVLGFVVFGGAVAVCPESNPPLIWTLQRVPWTYLIAVTLWVAGFDIPYSIQDAGFDRSHGLHSIPAWLGKNMSLWISRLTHLSATILFLIAIPEYHLGIIGIIGTIASAVIIYSQHYIIYRHNGEMTPVAFNLNLLLGLILTIAVILDVLL